The segment GAGCCTGTTGCTGGCTGGGCGTGCGGCAATGGCCAGCCGGCTGATCGGCGCCTATATGTGCTGTTATTCGCTGGGTAGCGGGCTGGGCGCAGTGGCCGCGAGCTGGGTGTACGGGCTGTGGGGGTGGGGTGCGGTGTGCGTGCTGGGGGCTGTAATCAGTGCTGGCGCCTGGGGTTGCTGGCGCTGGCAGCAAGCGCGGGGCAAGCCCGCTCCCGCGCATGGGGAGCAGGCTGCTGGCGGGCGGGCTTAGAACTTGTAGCCGATACCGACCATGTACACCCATGGGTCTACATCCACATCCACCTTGGTCTTGCCCACGCCCAGGGCGCTTGGGCCGTCGATGGTGGCCTTGGTGTCGATGTCGACGTACCAGACCGCGGCGTTCACCAGCAGGTTCTCGGTGAGCATGTAGTCCATGCCCAACTGGCCGGCAATACCGACAGAGTCCTGCAGCTTCATGTTGCTGAAGCCTTGCTGCTTGCGGTTGCTGCTCAGGTCTTCATCGAAGAACAGGGTGTAGTTGATGCCCACGCCTGCGTACGGCTGGAACTTCGAGCTCGGCTCCATCGGGTAGTACTGCAGCGACAGGGTCGGTGGCAGTTGCTTGATGTCGGCCAGCTTGCCGTCCAGGCCAGGGCCCAGGCCTTTCACACCGACGGTGTGCTTGAACGGGGTGGCGGCCAGCAGTTCCAGGCCGATGTGGTCGGTGAGCATGTAGGCGAAGGCCAGGCCCAGTTGGGTGTCGCTGTCCAGGGTTGCCTTGGTGCCCGACGCCTTGACGCCATCGAGTTTGATGTCGCCGCTGTTTTCGTTCGGCGCGGTGGTGATGGCGCCGGCGCGCAGGATGAAATCACCCGCCTGGTGGGCGTGGGCAACGGGCGCTGCGAGCGCCAGGGCAACGAGCGAGGCGCCGAGCAAGGACTTGTTCATGGAAGCTCCCAAAGGACGTGAGTAATCGAGTAGTCCAATGGTATGAATCCGTTCGAGCGCAGGGTTTGACCCAGCTCAACGAACCCGCTTCATAAAGCCGACGCAGGTCTCATTTCAGCTCGTAAGCGTAGATTTTCTCGGCTTCCATCTGGTAACCGGCATCGGCCAGTTCGCTGCTGCTGGCTTTTACCTGCATCGTGCCCTCGATCCAGTAGGGCTGGTACAGGTCCTCCACGCGTACGCCCATCTCGCTGAAAATGTGCACGATCTGGTTCGACGGTGGCGGCGGCACGTGAATGCACGCGCCGTAGTAGGGCACCAGCAAAAACTCCGTGGTACGGCCTTCCTCGCTCACCTCCAGCGGCACGATGTAGCCGGGGATCTTCACTTGCTGGCCATTCAGTGTCTTCACCACCGGTGCGTCGGGTGCCTGCTGGCGGGCAGCGGGGGCCGACTCGGCAGCCAGCGCGTTGCCGATCTGCGACAGGTCGTGCAGCGGCACCAGTTGCGGCGGAATCACCGGCGCGCCCTCTGGGATCAGCGCCGGCCAGTCCAGCTCACGCGGTTCGCCAGCCCAGCTAAAGACTGGCAGCAGCAGTACCGCCAGCAGCAGCCAAACTCCGTGGGAGCGGGCTTGCCCCGCGATAGGTTCAGGCTGGATGGCACCGGCCTTGCCGGTGTTCGCGGGGCAAGCCTGCTCCCACAACTGCGCTTGCTTGGTCATTAACCGTTCTCAAAGATGAATCGACAAGCCATCGGCCAGCGACTGCCGATAGGCGCGCCAGGCCGGTACGCTGCCCATCAGCAGCGCTGCGCCGAGGATGATAGCCAGCAAGGTCCATTCGTGCGCGCTCGGCCAGGCCAGCGGCAGGTACAGCCCGTAGTTGGCCTGCACATAGCCCTGGGCCAGGGCGATACCTGCATACAGCAAGCCCAGCCCGGCAGCGATGCCGGCCACGGCCAGGGCCAGCGCCTCGAGCACCAGCAGCCCGCCGATATGCCAGGGCCTTGCGCCCACCGAGCGCAAGATGGCCATCTCGCGGCGGCGCTCGTTGAGGCTGGTGAGGATGGCCGTGAGCATGCCGATCAACCCGGTCAGTACCACGAACAACGACACCACGAACAGCGCCTGCTCGGCCGTGCCCATCAGGCTCCACAACTCCTGCAGCGCAACGCCGGGCAAGATTGCCAGCAATGGCTCGCTGCGGTACTCGTTGATTTCGCGCTGCAGGCTGAAGGTGGCGATCTTGTTGTTCAGGCCCAGCATGAAGGCAGTGATGGCCGTGGGTTGCAAGTCCATGGTGCGCGCCTGCTCGGCGCTGATGCGCCCGGCGCCGCGGGCCGGCACGCCGTTGTGCCAGTCGATGTGAATAGCCTCCATGCCGCCCAGGCTGATGTGCAGGGTGCGGTCCACCGGGGTGCCGGTGCGCTTGAGCACGCCAACCACGGTGAACGGCTTGTCGTCATGCTTGACCAGGCTGATGGCGGCCACCCCGTGGGCCAGCACCAGCTTGTCGCCCAGCTTGTAGTGCAGCGCCTCGGCCACCTCGGCGCCCAGCACCACCTCGAACGGGTCGCTTTCGAACGGGCGGCCCTGGCTCAGTGCCAGGTGCTGCTTGCGGCCGTACTGGTAGTGGTCGAAGTAATCGGTGGTGGTGCCCATCACCCGGTAGCCGCGGTGCGAGTCACCCAGCGAAATGGGGATGGCCCACTTCACCCGCGGGTCCTGGGCGTAGTGCTGGTAGCTGTCCCAGCGGATGTTGTTGGTGGCGTTGCCGATGCGAAACACCGAGTACAGCAACAGGTTCACCGACCCCGAGCGTGCGCCGACGATCAGGTCGGTGCCGCTGATGGTGCTGGCGAAGCTGGCGCGGGCTTCGGTGCGTACCCGCTCGACAGCCAGCAGCAGGCACACCGACAGGGCGATGGCAAAGGCGGTCAGCAGGGCGGTGAAGCGGCGGTTGGCAAGGCTTGCCAGGGCAAGGCGGAGCAGGTACATCAGGCCTCCCGGGGCTTGGCGGCGCGGTTGAGTTCGGCCAGGGACAGGTTGCGGTCGAACAGCGGCGCCAGGCTCTGGTCGTGGCTGACGAACAACAGGCTGGAGCCGGCGGCGCGGCATTCGTCGAACAGCAGGCGGATGAACGCTTCACGGGTGTCGGCGTCCAGCGCCGAGGTGGGCTCGTCGGCGATCACCAGCTCCGGCTGGCCGATCAGCGCCCGGGCGGCGGCCACCCGTTGCTGCTGGCCGATCGACAGGCTGCCGGCGCGCCGCGCCAGCAGGTCGGGGGCGTCCAGGCCCAGGTGCGCCAGCAGGTGCGCGGCGGCTTGGTCGATGCTGCCATGGCGCTGGCTGGCGCGTTCGGCACGGGACTTCGAGAAGCGGCAGGGCAGCTCGACGTTTTCGCGCACCGACAGAAACGGCAGCAGGTTGAACTGCTGGAAGATGTAGCCCGTATGGTCGACCCGAAAACGGTCACGGGCGCCCTGGCTCAAGCTGGCCAGGTCCTGGCCGAGCAGCTGGATGCGCCCCTGGCCTGGGCGGTTGACCCCGCCCAGCAGGCCCAGCAGGGTGGTCTTGCCACTGCCGCTGGGGCCCTTGAGGAACAGCGCCTCGCCGGCCTCCAGGCGAAAGCTCGGGATATCCAGCAGCGGCGCCTGGCCGGGCCAGGCGAATACCAGGTCATGCAGCTCGATCAGCGCCTGGCTCATTCAGAACGCGACCACGGCCTTGTTGGGGGTGGCTTCCACGCCTTTCTGGCCATTCGGGCCGATCAACTGCACGTTGACCTTTTGCGTTTGCGGGAAGGTCTTGAACAGCGGGCCGAGGTCGAGCTGGGCGAGCTTGGCCGGGGTGGAGCAGGTGAACTGGTAGTGCGCGTTCACATCGGCGTGCTGGTGGCCGTGCTCATGTTCGTGCTCGTCAGCATCTTCGTCGGCGTGGGCCGCGTCGCCGAACAGCGGGCTTTCCAGCTCCTGGGCGTCATCCTTGCAGCCGGCAGCCTGAGCCAGGCCGAACAGTTTCTGCGGTTGCTCGAGCAACTGGCGCGCGGCGGCGACCTTGGCCTTGTCGGCGTCAGTGCTGGCGGCGTGCTCGAAGCCGACGATGTTCATCGCCGGGCTGTCCAGCTCCAGCTCCAGGGTGTTGCCGTCAAGCACTACGTTGAGCTTGGCCACCCCGTGCTCGTGGGCGCCGAGGGTGCCGTGGGCGTGATCATGGTCATGGTCATGGTCATGGTCATGGTCGTCGTGGGCATGGGCCACGGCCAGGGGCAGCAGGGCGAAGGGCAGGGCGAGCAGCAGACGACGCATGGACGGCTCCAGAAGCGGATTGAAAGGATTTAGTAATGTTATAACAACTTTTATTTCCCCCGCCACCCTGGCTGGTGCAGGTTTCATGTTGCTGTAGCATGGCGATATTGACCTGCGCGCAAGGAAAACATCATGAGAATTCGTGGACAAATTGGTGACTGGCCGGTGGACCTGACCGTTGAATTGGAGCCCCATGAATGGGCGCAGTTGGGGCGCCAGGTGACGCTGCCGGTGGCTGGTGACCCACTGCCGGCGGCCACCGCCAACCCGGCGCCACGCCAGGATGATGGGCAGTGGGCGGCCGCCTGTGCGCTGTTGCGCGAGGCTGGGAAGATGAGCGGGCCTGAGTTGCTGGACCGGCTGGAGGGGCTGACAGGGGGTACTGCGGCGGGCAAGCAGTTGCTGGTGCGGTTGCGCCATAGCTCACAGGTCAAGGTGCAAAGCGGGGTGGACGCGCCTGTCTATCACTGGATCGGGACGGCCTGACACGGCAAGACCTGGCAGTTTTGCCAGTTGTGGGCTGGGGCGAGGGGGGGGAGCATGGCTCATCCCACTTAAGCGAGAGTCGATACCATGGCAGCGTCAAAGGATCAGAGCGATAACGCCGGCGTGACTGCGGGCGTTCTGGCCGGTTGGCCATTTTTGATCGAATTCGATTGCGCGAGGCTCGACCAATTATGGGCCCGGCATGGGCTCACGCCTGGCGGTACGGGCTTTGCCAGCTCGCACCTGCAGTTCGAGGTTGCAACCTCTTCACAGCATGCATGCTTTACCAACTGTACCTTGGGGCCGCTGCATCTGCAGGCGCTCGTGAACCCCGCTGGCGATCAGCGCTTGCGCATCAAGCGCCCGCTGCTCAATGGCGTGCAACTGAGCTTGCAGCAGGCGTTTGGCCGGCCGTTACGCTCGATCGCCGAGGTGCGGCGCATCGTGCCAGGGCAACAGGCCGAGCTTTACCTGGACATCGACCTTGCCGCCAATTACGGGCACTACGACAGTCAGGGCCGGGTTTCCCTGGGCTGGGGCAACTCCCCCCAGTTCGGTCTGTCAGGGGAAGGCAACGGTCTGGATGTGGTGCCCTATCAGGTGTATTTCGCCGGCTTGCCAGCGGCCGACAAGTTCATCGACCTTGGGGGCTTGCGCTCCGAGAGCGACGTGGTGCTCAAACCTATGGAGTTTGTGCTGCGTTATGTCGGTGAGCAGGCACAGAGCCTCATGCTGCACCCGCTCATTCACGGGAAGAACGTCGGTGTATTCCCGCCCAGCTATTCAAAGTGGTCGAGCCCGGATTCAGGCGTGGGCATGGCGCTGGACCCCATGCACTATACCGATTTGGTGCCCGGTGACGTTGCTGCCAGCCCCTCGCTGCTGTTCCCTCAGAAGGTGGCCTACCATCCCAGTATCAGGAATGTTGCCGGGGAGATACGAGTAGAGTTCGCGCAGCAGCCGAGCCGCCCGCAAGCACCAGTCACTGCTGTGCCGGGGCTTTCGCTCGAGCCCATGGTGAAGGTGGTCAGCGCCGGGCAGGTGGCCGAATTCGAGCTGTTACCAGCCCAAGCCGGCGATCAGCCGCCCCAATGGTCGGTCAACGGCACCCGCAACCATTTCACCCCTGACGGCTGGCGTTGCCGCGTCACACCCAAAGCCATGAGGGCGGCTGCCAGTCAGGGTGAGGGCACCGAGCCAATCAACTTGGAAGCAAGGTGTGAGTTCGTCACAGTCAGCGCCTTGCTCGCAGGTGCCACGTTCACGGCCTCGATTGTCGCGCTGGGCGGAGCACCTACCGGTTACCTGCGTGCCGACCTGATCAGTGGTGGCCAGTGGAAGATTCGGCTGTGCTACCTGGATAAAGAAGGGAACGAGGCCGTCATTTCCCTCGATGACATGTACGCAGATGGAGTCAATTGCTTCGTTGCCCGCAACGGGCTCATCGAACCCCACGGTGATGAGCCGTACTGCATC is part of the Pseudomonas fakonensis genome and harbors:
- a CDS encoding ABC transporter permease — encoded protein: MYLLRLALASLANRRFTALLTAFAIALSVCLLLAVERVRTEARASFASTISGTDLIVGARSGSVNLLLYSVFRIGNATNNIRWDSYQHYAQDPRVKWAIPISLGDSHRGYRVMGTTTDYFDHYQYGRKQHLALSQGRPFESDPFEVVLGAEVAEALHYKLGDKLVLAHGVAAISLVKHDDKPFTVVGVLKRTGTPVDRTLHISLGGMEAIHIDWHNGVPARGAGRISAEQARTMDLQPTAITAFMLGLNNKIATFSLQREINEYRSEPLLAILPGVALQELWSLMGTAEQALFVVSLFVVLTGLIGMLTAILTSLNERRREMAILRSVGARPWHIGGLLVLEALALAVAGIAAGLGLLYAGIALAQGYVQANYGLYLPLAWPSAHEWTLLAIILGAALLMGSVPAWRAYRQSLADGLSIHL
- a CDS encoding DUF2796 domain-containing protein — protein: MRRLLLALPFALLPLAVAHAHDDHDHDHDHDHDHAHGTLGAHEHGVAKLNVVLDGNTLELELDSPAMNIVGFEHAASTDADKAKVAAARQLLEQPQKLFGLAQAAGCKDDAQELESPLFGDAAHADEDADEHEHEHGHQHADVNAHYQFTCSTPAKLAQLDLGPLFKTFPQTQKVNVQLIGPNGQKGVEATPNKAVVAF
- a CDS encoding DUF3299 domain-containing protein; the encoded protein is MTKQAQLWEQACPANTGKAGAIQPEPIAGQARSHGVWLLLAVLLLPVFSWAGEPRELDWPALIPEGAPVIPPQLVPLHDLSQIGNALAAESAPAARQQAPDAPVVKTLNGQQVKIPGYIVPLEVSEEGRTTEFLLVPYYGACIHVPPPPSNQIVHIFSEMGVRVEDLYQPYWIEGTMQVKASSSELADAGYQMEAEKIYAYELK
- a CDS encoding ABC transporter ATP-binding protein yields the protein MSQALIELHDLVFAWPGQAPLLDIPSFRLEAGEALFLKGPSGSGKTTLLGLLGGVNRPGQGRIQLLGQDLASLSQGARDRFRVDHTGYIFQQFNLLPFLSVRENVELPCRFSKSRAERASQRHGSIDQAAAHLLAHLGLDAPDLLARRAGSLSIGQQQRVAAARALIGQPELVIADEPTSALDADTREAFIRLLFDECRAAGSSLLFVSHDQSLAPLFDRNLSLAELNRAAKPREA
- a CDS encoding OmpW/AlkL family protein; the protein is MNKSLLGASLVALALAAPVAHAHQAGDFILRAGAITTAPNENSGDIKLDGVKASGTKATLDSDTQLGLAFAYMLTDHIGLELLAATPFKHTVGVKGLGPGLDGKLADIKQLPPTLSLQYYPMEPSSKFQPYAGVGINYTLFFDEDLSSNRKQQGFSNMKLQDSVGIAGQLGMDYMLTENLLVNAAVWYVDIDTKATIDGPSALGVGKTKVDVDVDPWVYMVGIGYKF